The proteins below are encoded in one region of Carassius auratus strain Wakin unplaced genomic scaffold, ASM336829v1 scaf_tig00216273, whole genome shotgun sequence:
- the LOC113097419 gene encoding retinol dehydrogenase 14-like: MLRGKTIIVTGANSGIGKATAAEMLRCQGRVIMACRNRERAEKAAQEIQQEAGPEQGELVIKLLDLASLKSVRSFCEEIMKEESRIDILINNAGIYQCPYTKSEDGFEMQFAVNHLGHFLLTNLLLDLLKRSAPSRIIVVSSKLYKYGEINFDDLNSEQSYDKAFAYARSKLANLLFTLELSHRLEETGVTVNALTPGIVRTNLGRHVHIPLLMKPLFNLASRAFFKSPEEGAQTSIYLACSPDVEGVQGKCFANCHEEQLLAKATDEEVAKKLWDISEVMVGITT, from the exons ATGCTACGGGGCAAAACTATAATCGTGACCGGGGCAAACAGTGGCATTGGAAAAGCCACGGCCGCGGAGATGCTGCGGTGTCAGGGCCGAGTGATCATGGCATGTAGGAACCGAGAACGGGCGGAGAAAGCAGCTCAAGAGATCCAACAGGAGGCCGGACCAGAGCAAGGGGAACTAGTGATCAAACTCTTGGACCTGGCGTCGCTGAAATCTGTCCGTAGTTTTTGCGAAGAGATAATGAAG GAAGAGTCAAGGATTGACATCCTAATCAACAATGCTGGAATCTACCAGTGTCCATACACCAAATCAGAAGATGGATTCGAGATGCAGTTCGCCGTCAATCATCTGGGTCACTTCTTGCTCACTAACCTCCTGCTGGATCTCCTCAAACGCTCTGCTCCTAGCCGGATCATTGTAGTGTCCTCCAAGCTCTACAAGTACGGTGAAATAAACTTTGATGACCTGAACAGCGAGCAGAGCTATGATAAAGCTTTTGCCTATGCACGGAGTAAACTAGCCAATCTTCTTTTTACTCTGGAGCTCTCTCATCGACTCGAGGAGACCGGTGTGACAGTAAATGCTCTCACCCCAGGGATTGTGCGGACTAACCTGGGCAGGCATGTCCACATCCCACTGCTGATGAAGCCACTATTTAACCTGGCTTCACGGGCCTTCTTTAAGTCCCCTGAGGAAGGTGCACAGACTTCTATCTATCTGGCCTGCTCTCCGGATGTGGAGGGCGTTCAGGGGAAGTGCTTTGCTAACTGTCATGAAGAACAACTATTAGCTAAGGCCACAGATGAGGAGGTGGCCAAGAAACTGTGGGACATCAGTGAGGTGATGGTGGGCATCACAACCTGA
- the LOC113097418 gene encoding cytosolic 5'-nucleotidase 1A-like isoform X2 — MVKERKVFEEEGLERYVEHQQELEDQPFSPGVSFPFVKALMNVNARLRELYPDSEELFDIVLMTNNHAQVGVRLINSINYYDLTIERFCMTGGESPIGYLKAYMTNLYLSKDSKKVQEAIEEGIAAATMFPCDSENELSDTQLRVAFDGDAVLFSDESEIIVKKHGLDTFFRHEKEFENKPLAQGPLKCFLETLGKLQRKFYTKNQRISCPIRTYLVTARSAASAGARVLKTLRSWGLEVDEALFLAGAPKGPLLQKIKPHIFFDDQMFHIEGAQELGTIAAHVPYGIGQKYHKGKHIDTSDTEKNEKI, encoded by the exons AGCCCAGGGGTCTCGTTTCCTTTCGTTAAG GCTCTGATGAATGTAAATGCTCGTTTGAGAGAACTGTACCCAGACAGCGAGGAGCTGTTTGATATTGTGCTGATGACTAATAATCACGCCCAGGTCGGAGTTCGCCTCATCAACAGCATCAATTACTATG ATCTAACTATAGAGAGATTTTGCATGACGGGTGGAGAGAGTCCAATTGGTTACCTAAAGGCCTACATGACCAACCTCTACCTGTCCAAAGATTCAAAGAAAGTACAAGAAGCTATTGAAgaag GAATAGCAGCCGCCACAATGTTCCCCTGCGACAGTGAGAATGAGCTCAGTGACACACAATTGCGTGTAGCCTTCGATGGAGATGCAGTTTTATTTTCCGACGAGTCTGAGATTATTGTAAAGAAACACGGATTGGACACTTTCTTTAGGCACGAGAAAGAGTTTGAGAACAAGCCTCTTGCACAG GGCCCCCTGAAATGTTTCCTGGAAACACTGGGTAAACTCCAGCGCAAGTTCTACACAAAAAACCAAAGAATCAGCTGCCCTATTCGCACTTACCTCGTCACAGCTCGAAGTGCTGCTAGCGCTGGGGCCCGCGTTCTGAAAACTCTACGGAGCTGGGGGTTGGAGGTAGACGAGGCCCTCTTTTTGGCTGGGGCTCCTAAGGGGCCTCTCTTACAGAAGATCAAGCCTCACATCTTCTTTGATGATCAGATGTTTCACATCGAGGGTGCCCAGGAGCTTGGTACAATCGCTGCTCATGTGCCCTATGGGATTGGACAGAAGTATCATAAGGGGAAACACATAGATACAAGTgatactgaaaaaaatgaaaagatttgA